One genomic region from Anthonomus grandis grandis chromosome 1, icAntGran1.3, whole genome shotgun sequence encodes:
- the LOC126745345 gene encoding titin isoform X5 produces MSADITDVARIQDEDILRKMWQETDDFGRKKEIRSHMYKLREARLKDFYNSADINTEFYQSSTTKSSTENTAKSNMSTSHADFLTDQSYETLKSKEVRDAESPTRDSYNKTILRHQDQGWTVNSSNERSADGKTHTSSHSASTSGTQQLDKGKLDYAAKLEEKATVFQDGDDQNFVKSVGTSSSSVIKQQASGGDEHSSFMSSSSKSSSSSRYVTESKSATEEIRALPSSTKTTSDQVPYSRINEDNATSVVQKTYTTNAPSDIKRHPNYVEGKTKVTQETKTLADGTIVTTTHYETKDGNSTSTATHKKYSNIGSAHLEQSSSFNKTHEQSSKYINNDRRNSTNKTNKKLIEYVIEPASTVDTSNDTHFKETISNQQSSKTTRQSYRQDEQDFTTDSRRKQETIEYVEIPLEIPSNDQKVTTKTTTTRTTVSESVPQVQTDVTYLTTSTHNINQNQEVNETRGVRDDHFITTERKHEVDTRAPKMGHPEEIPRVATQPERRAPASSPKSEMDQKRPPTEGQYDTTYRNDFTSKKISVEVSATHNAFARSLRSITPERITRGPKSDSRNSLRSTSSPEKMRYPSRSSPDRQSRAKSPKKRTERFSSTETITYPKNRKSSLNESPERPTSKQTRRSKTEHYSTETLTRTSNVLSNKYEKDTVDTSTLTRRKDSARPRSPSPTGTTTSDFEYIRDAKDLTADLNDEIIVRRSTTSGKKDDRPSSLDITTRKTKKVKERSPTSPLPDFTGPRTSPPKQNSLSTESASTLERPKLIRTDTYEERVKELLGLTKSTNEVRRSSLEKTSIKRSSFSSKTSSDDLTRVTKESTKRQYSDRKSPAKEPQRGKSPEKVSPTTVNKSKPTISEFPSQARKSPEKEPLGPYPEKSRSTKVAPSVSEFPAQIRKSPEKEPLESYPEKSMPTKIAPSVSEFPSQIRKSPEKQPLEPYPEKSMPTKTAPSVSEYPSQVRKSLEKEPLEPYPEKSRPTKIPPSVSEFPSQIRKSPEKEPLEPCPDKSKPTKVTSSVCEFPSQIKKSPEREPLEPYPEKSRPTHTAPSVSEFPSQITKSPEKGPMETYPEKSKSTKKTPNSSEFPSQIRISPEKEPLELYPEKSKPTQKTPSISKYPSQIRKSPEKEPLEPYPEKSKPTMKTSSVSEFPSQIRKSPEKGPIEPYPEKSKPTKKTPTVSELPSQIRKSPEREPLDRHPEKSKPTKKTPISSEFPSQIRKSPEKELLEPYPEKPKPTMKTSSVSEFPSQIRKSPEREPLECYAEKCMPTKKTPTVSEFPSQIRKSPEKGLIEPHPEKSKSTKKTPTVSEFPSQIRKSPEKEPLESYPEKYKPTKKTPNSSESPSQIRKSPEREPLDRHPEKSKPTKKTSSVTEFPSQIRKSPEKEPLEPYPEKISTKISLDILELRGSNISEPDQDLRQPGAQPQSPTEISSKVKRINKFDKTLKTRTSSESSTSSEEDVHEEFSSETVTYTENQKPVAEPILEKKIFSKLCQADELLIDKKKIAREFIESEIVESKQTSSTKLKIAKKQPIKKVEPPKQELKKPITKKIVKTESVNKTNNIRKDISKDRIPVRTPTKSTTETSVLTRTIKKDIPKTKPQKPTEVYRVEKTKFITATDDKSSKAPRTIPKKEPYKKTVEIKNTLENIEHSENLKEDKSIHIRTNRVDDTVTKKKVTKTILLNGDIEKPKSRESPTKTFTLTKKTPINVKPINKVAEAKPKQTSTIQSKYSTTVKKVVKDTRPSATKPVDAKKHIVTATIKVSPRTIPKPTPKQTAVKPVKPAEKPLHVKKVSKPISNGYQSSDTEDDESNIESVEGSFIDLTETTTERITDSTRKIESDSEDIHRRVITTKTVLINSDNFPEREIIVNLQRSKSSREPSPDRVYARPLTSDEEDDSYAPARYPDQIFEPDDGSPRRKPKKLTDMPIFENDDFSETRITEVVDATTRIDETNVHKVEETDESLLSIDKKINKFLNTAEKLTKEPLKPKPGKVERPTLEVTEDLKEDECLLSVSDKVSKFLTTAEQLTSEAPKSKPKIPNDNINIRKKNVITTTETTLPGHVPKVPRPDVANVDDTLKEDECLLSVSDKVSKFISTAEKLTSTATTKPVSLSKIDPIPTKAKSKSPERQSPSKENEAVPIPKPRSPERRSPTKDQTAGFIDTERTEEIRTRKSQSLSPTRRSPSPVLKSFAEPTNDLKTPRRPSKEDFKISNITRLRGNESIKKAKALFENISQDNDTPWQKDVLSRPSVFSANKSSKVVEDRQEVKRFTESKKSIAGDTIVVEKQLVGRQSPERLVRKSQSPRKSPERQPSPDKYHEIKPFRPSSPEKIPEILTPTDQESIRKMRSRDTTPEGDLPHYMKPLDRSLRPNSPHRDNIPKAKPQPVQQPIHPDEVDIRQTKFGVTLKRTDSGRTASNIETSAISTERRKSSITTEKRVTEEEIDDIFELKILEELLEKVVGYDLRRKIRTQIRLVKKLTSEGKLESYITSRKTIPQEAITRRGSSPSKTIKTTKITETQSSSFTRSPEDKLEDVEIKIEQKRRGSSPFKTIKPSKSPDRKTVVDGSCFNQTDITERRSSVEQSSEYQSSYSYNERRSSTESSSLVTKAKSPERNTTSPQRTVPGKRVSESIEIIPGGKVTTIQTTETVPEGTRTTTTKTTEKSFTTLKKVTPPTKKIIEDNQPEWVKQRNLRNTKQTVASSAKKSQTSTNTSTKKTTRTSPAKEVKGTDIITSSYGVGPTDEHGTPLFGLKALRAQNKNENIKVQGTVIRSEYYSENDQEPVGQISVTKYSSDPNDLRQDGPVSMDGNVTSVTTTQKFGYKDTPSLKTLTNNKKEICDSTEKSTSKTTKISRRGSVKEISKKFIDSAVESLKNERQTTYPKAGLILRSSSFKSTNGEGEPSRESSPADDREADSSTVTVRTIKSSGETFLSNKSRITDAQDVITRMKNEEYEEGDTEEDIAARGLLNKFIGSQVMLSGMEACAKSTSTTSRIISSPVSTVRRSTKITTTMTEDGKPTTTTRVFQRPVTEEELETVWDEQSLRLLLEQSTEYEERKIIRIRLRQVMAEQEVCTALVDEATRGEEPKTPTTPTTPGQLEEAVETTKEVKKEGDITTTKVTTRVTQQRVVAPKPISPFAKFRQLDKQNSVNKPTPPSTPGTPRGSGPLFKFTDSALTQSASTIKDRLLHWCRMKTKEYENIQLDNFSSSWADGLAFCALIHHFLPDSFEYSALTPKERRHNFELAFRIAYEKADIYPLLDVEDMLETRKPDWKCVFTYVQSIYRRFKDDD; encoded by the exons ATGTCGGCCGATATTACTGACGTAGCAAGAATTCAGGATGAGGACATACTACGAAAAATG TGGCAAGAAACCGATGACTTTGGACGCAAAAAGGAGATAAGGTCTCACATGTACAAGCTACGTGAAGCTCGCCTAAAAGACTTTTATAATTCCGCGGACATTAACACCGAGTTCTACCAGTCATCAACTACTAAATCATCTACTGAAAATACTGCGAAATCTAATATGTCTACTAGTCACGCTGATTTCTTAACAGATCAAAGCTATGAAACATTAAAAAGTAAAGAAGTAAGAGATGCTGAAAGTCCAACTAGAGATAGTTATAATAAAACGATAC tgAGGCATCAAGACCAAGGTTGGACAGTTAATTCATCTAACGAACGTAGCGCTGATGGTAAGACCCACACGTCCTCACATTCAGCTTCTACTTCTGGAACCCAACAATTGGACAAAGGAAAATTAGATTATGCAGCAAAACTGGAAGAAAAAGCAACAGTATTTCAAGATGGGGATGACCAAAATTTTGTTAAGTCCGTGGGAACTTCTTCCAGTTCTGTGATTAAACAACAAGCTAGTGGAGGAGATGAGCATTCTAGTTTTATGTCCTCTAGCAGTAAGAGCTCCTCTTCTTCTCGATACGTCACTGAAAGTAAAAGTGCCACAGAAGAAATACGGGCTTTGCCTTCAAGCACTAAAACCACCAGTGATCAAGTACCATATTCGAGAATCAATGAAGATAATGCGACATCGGTGGTTCAGAAAACTTACACGACTAATGCTCCAAGCGATATTAAAAGGCATCCCAACTATGTTGAAGGAAAGACTAag gtAACTCAGGAGACGAAAACTTTAGCAGATGGCACCATAGTAACAACAACACACTACGAGACTAAAGATGGTAATTCCACTTCAACTGCTACTCATAAAAAGTACTCTAACATCGGTTCGGCACATCTGGAGCAAAGCAGTTCTTTCAATAAAACTCACGAGCAATCGAGCAAATACATAAACAATGATCGGAGGAACAGtactaataaaactaataagaaattaattgaaTACGTTATTGAACCAGCAAGTACTGTGGATACAAGCAATGACACACATTTTAAAGAAACGATTTCCAATCAGCAATCATCTAAAACCACCAGACAGTCATATAGACAAGATGAACAAGACTTTACAACTGATAGCAGACGCAAACAAGAGACGATAGAATACGTAGAGATACCTTTAGAAATTCCTTCCAATGATCAAAAAGTCACAACCAAAACTACTACCACTAGAACCACAGTTTCTGAAAGCGTTCCGCAAGTTCAAACTGATGTTACTTACCTCACTACCTCCACACACAATATTAATCAAAACCAAGAGGTAAATGAGACAAGAGGAGTTAGAGATGATCATTTTATTACTACGGAACGAAAACATGAAGTGGATACAAGGGCTCCCAAAATGGGGCATCCTGAAGAAATTCCAAGAGTAGCAACTCAACCAGAAAGGCGAGCACCCGCTTCATCACCAAAGTCTGAAATGGACCAAAAAAGGCCTCCAactgaaggccaatacgatacAACATATCGCAACGATTTTACGAGTAAAAAAATATCGGTTGAAGTCAGTGCAACTCATAATGCATTTGCAAGATCATTGAGGTCTATTACACCCGAAAGAATTACTAGAGGACCTAAATCAGACAGCAGGAATTCGTTGAGAAGCACTAGCAGCCCTGAAAAGATGAGATATCCTTCAAG atcATCGCCTGATCGTCAGAGTAGAGCGAAAAGTCCCAAAAAAAGAACTGAAAGATTCTCAAGTACTGAAACTATTACATATCCGAAAAACCGAAAATCTTCATTAAACGAGTCTCCAGAAAGACCGACGAGTAAACAAACTAGAAGAAGTAAAACTGAACATTATAGCACTGAGACTCTTACAAGAACTTCCAATGTTCTCAGCAATAAATACGAGAAAGATACTGTGGATACGAGTACTCTTACAAGAAGAAAAGACAGCGCAAGACCTAGAAGCCCTTCTCCTACAGGTACTACCACCAGTGACTTTGAGTATATCCGGGATGCAAAAGATCTTACAGCCGACCTTAATGATGAAATAATTGTAAGAAGAAGTACTACTTCTGGTAAAAAAGATGATAGACCATCAAGTCTCGACATTACAACAaggaaaactaaaaaagttaaagaaaggTCTCCAACCTCACCTTTACCTGACTTTACCGGTCCTCGTACGTCACCTCCAAAGCAAAACTCTTTAAGTACTGAAAGTGCCTCAACCCTTGAGAGACCTAAACTTATTAGAACTGATACATACGAAGAACGTGTTAAAGAACTTTTAGGCTTAACTAAAAGTACTAATGAGGTACGGAGAAGCAGCCTGGAAAAGACTTCTATAAAAAGAAGTTCATTTAGTTCTAAAACTAGCAGCGATGATTTGACAAGGGTTACGAAAGAATCAACTAAAAGGCAATATTCTGATAGAAAGAGTCCTGCAAAAGAGCCTCAGAGAGGAAAATCACCAGAGAAGGTTTCACCCACGACAGTCAATAAGTCAAAGCCCACAATATCTGAATTTCCGTCGCAAGCTAGGAAATCTCCGGAAAAGGAGCCATTGGGGCCGTATCCTGAAAAATCTAGGTCCACTAAGGTAGCGCCAAGCGTCTCTGAATTTCCAGCGCAAATTAGGAAATCTCCAGAAAAGGAGCCTTTGGAGTCTTATCCTGAAAAATCTATGC CCACTAAGATAGCGCCAAGCGTCTCTGAATTTCCATCGCAAATTAGGAAATCTCCAGAGAAGCAGCCATTGGAGCCTTATCCTGAAAAATCTATGCCTACTAAGACAGCGCCAAGCGTCTCTGAATATCCGTCGCAAGTTAGGAAATCTCTAGAAAAAGAGCCTTTGGAACCTTATCCTGAAAAATCTAGGCCCACTAAGATACCGCCAAGCGTATCCGAATTCCCGTCACAAATTAGGAAATCTCCAGAAAAGGAACCTTTGGAACCCTGTCCTGACAAATCTAAACCTACTAAAGTAACGTCAAGTGTGTGCGAATTCCCGTCACAAATCAAAAAATCTCCAGAAAGGGAGCCTCTTGAACCGTATCCCGAAAAATCTAGGCCTACTCATACAGCACCTAGTGTATCTGAATTTCCATCACAAATTACAAAATCTCCAGAAAAAGGACCTATGGAAACATACCCTGAAAAATCTAAGTCTACCAAGAAAACTCCTAATTCTTCTGAATTTCCATCACAAATAAGAATATCTCCAGAAAAGGAGCCTTTGGAACTTTACCCAGAAAAATCTAAGCCCACCCAGAAAACTCCTAGCATTTCTAAATATCCATCACAAATCAGGAAATCTCCAGAAAAGGAGCCTTTAGAACCTTATCCAGAAAAATCTAAACCTACTATGAAAACTTCCAGCGTTTCTGAATTCCCATCGCAAATCAGAAAATCTCCAGAAAAAGGACCTATCGAACCATACCCTGAAAAATCTAAACCTACTAAGAAAACTCCTACCGTTTCTGAATTGCCATCACAAATCAGAAAATCCCCAGAAAGGGAGCCTTTGGATCGTCATCCAGAAAAATCTAAGCCTACTAAGAAAACTCCTATTTCTTCTGAATTTCCATCACAAATCAGAAAATCTCCAGAAAAGGAGCTTTTAGAACCTTATCCAGAAAAACCTAAACCTACTATGAAAACTTCCAGCGTTTCTGAATTCCCATCGCAAATCAGAAAATCGCCAGAAAGGGAACCTTTGGAATGTTATGCGGAAAAATGTATGCCTACTAAGAAAACACCCACCGTTTCTGAATTTCCATCACAAATTAGAAAATCTCCAGAAAAAGGACTTATCGAACCACACCCTGAAAAATCTAAATCTACTAAGAAAACTCCTACCGTTTCTGAATTCCCATCACAAATTAGAAAATCTCCAGAAAAAGAGCCCTTGGAATCATATCCAGAAAAATATAAGCCTACTAAGAAAACTCCCAACTCTTCTGAGTCTCCATCACAAATAAGAAAATCCCCAGAAAGGGAGCCTTTGGATCGTCATCCAGAAAAATCTAAGCCTACTAAGAAAACTTCCAGCGTTACGGAATTCCCATCACAAATCAGAAAATCTCCGGAAAAGGAGCCTCTGGAGCCCTATCCTGAAAAGATATCAACTAAAATCAGCTTAGATATCTTAGAGCTTCGTGGATCAAACATATCTGAGCCAGATCAAGATCTTAGACAACCAGGTGCTCAACCGCAATCGCCAACCGAAATATCCTCAAAAGTAAAGAGAatcaataaatttgataaaactttaaaaacaagGACCTCGTCAGAAAGTTCAACATCCTCTGAGGAAGACGTACATGAAGAATTCAGTTCAGAAACAGTAACATACACCGAAAATCAAAAACCTGTTGCTGAAcctattttagagaaaaagaTATTCAGTAAGCTTTGCCAAGCTGATGAACTTTTAATTGATAAGAAGAAAATCGCACGAGAATTCATTGAATCTGAGATTGTTGAAAGTAAGCAAACATCATCGACAAAGCTTAAGATAGCAAAGAAGCAGCCGATAAAGAAGGTAGAACCTCCAAAGCAAGAACTGAAAAAACCCATAACTAAGAAGATAGTCAAAACTGAAAgcgtcaataaaacaaataatattcgaaaagaTATTTCAAAGGATAGAATACCAGTAAGAACCCCAACCAAAAGCACTACTGAGACTTCTGTTCTTACAAGAACAATTAAGAAAGATATTCCAAAGACGAAACCTCAGAAACCAACTGAGGTTTATAgggtggaaaaaactaaatttattacagCTACTGATGATAAATCCTCCAAAGCTCCCAGAACTATACCCAAAAAAGAACCGTATAAAAAAACAGTGGAAATCAAAAATactcttgaaaatattgagcACTCGGAAAACCTTAAAGAAGATAAATCAATTCATATTAGAACAAACCGTGTGGATGACACCGtaacaaagaaaaaagttaCTAAAACGATCTTGCTAAATGGTGACATAGAAAAACCTAAATCGAGAGAATCACCCACCAAAACATTTACTCTAACCAAAAAAACACCAATCAATGTCAAACCAATCAACAAAGTAGCCGAAGCAAAACCGAAACAGACATCAACAATTCAATCGAAGTACTCGACAACagttaaaaaagttgttaaggACACGAGACCAAGCGCCACTAAGCCTGTGGATGCTAAAAAACATATTGTAACTGCCACAATCAAGGTATCGCCAAGAACAATTCCAAAACCAACACCAAAACAAACTGCAGTAAAACCAGTGAAACCTGCTGAAAAGCCCTTACATGTCAAGAAGGTGAGCAAACCTATTTCTAACGGTTATCAATCATCTGACACAGAAGATGATGAGTCTAACATCGAGAGCGTCGAAGGATCTTTCATCGATTTGACTGAAACAACCACAGAACGTATCACAGATTCAACCAGAAAAATTGAATCTGACAGTGAAGACATTCACAGAAGAGTGATTACTACTAAAACTGTTTTAATAAACTCAGATAATTTCCCAGAACGTGAAATAATAGTAAATCTTCAAAGATCTAAGTCTTCTAGAGAACCTTCGCCAGACAGAGTGTATGCTAGGCCGCTAACGAGTGATGAAGAAGACGACTCATACGCACCTGCAAGATATCCAGATCAAATATTTGAACCAGATGATGGCTCTCCAAGAAGGAAGCCCAAAAAATTAACTGATATGCCTATATTTGAAAATGATGACTTTTCCGAGACTAGAATTACTGAAGTAGTAGACGCTACAACTAGAATTGATGAAACCAATGTGCATAAAGTTGAGGAAACTGATGAAAGTTTACTGAGTATCgacaagaaaattaataaatttttgaatactgctgaaaaattgacaaaggaACCCCTTAAGCCAAAGCCTGGAAAGGTAGAGAGACCTACTTTGGAAGTAACAGAGGACTTAAAAGAAGATGAATGTTTGTTAAGCGTGTCTGATAAAGTTAGCAAGTTCCTTACTACAGCTGAACAACTCACTTCTGAAGCACCCAAATCAAAACCTAAGATTCCTaatgataatataaatattcgaaaaaaaaatgtaataactaccACTGAAACCACTCTGCCAGGACATGTACCAAAGGTTCCACGCCCAGATGTAGCTAATGTAGATGATACCCTTAAAGAAGACGAATGCTTATTAAGTGTATCAGATAAAGttagcaaatttatttcaactgcGGAAAAACTCACATCTACCGCAACTACTAAACCGGTTAGTCTTTCAAAAATAGACCCAATACCTACAAAGGCAAAGTCAAAATCTCCTGAAAGGCAATCTCCTAGTAAAGAAAATGAGGCTGTGCCGATACCAAAACCTCGCTCTCCAGAAAGACGATCTCCAACTAAGGATCAAACTGCAGGATTTATCGATACTGAAAGAACCGAAGAAATACGAACTCGTAAATCTCAATCACTCTCGCCAACACGTAGATCACCATCACCTGTTTTAAAATCTTTTGCAGAACCAACCAATGACCTTAAAACACCTCGAAGGCCATCAaaagaagattttaaaataagcaacaTTACAAGATTAAGAGGCAATGAGAGTATTAAAAAAGCGAAAGccctttttgaaaatattagtCAAGATAACGATACACCATGGCAAAAAGATGTACTTAGCAGACCATCAGTATTTAGTGCAAACAAAAGTAGTAAAGTGGTAGAAGATCGTCAGGAAGTCAAGCGGTTTACGGAATCCAAAAAATCAATTGCTGGAGACACTATAG TGGTCGAGAAACAACTAGTAGGAAGACAATCACCGGAAAGACTAGTCCGGAAATCACAGTCACCCAGAAAATCTCCAGAAAGGCAACCATCACCTGATAAATACCATGAAATAAAACCATTCAGGCCAAGTTCACCTGAAAAAATACCAGAAATTTTAACTCCAACCGATCAAGAATCAATCAGAAAAATGAGAAGTCGTGATACTACTCCAGAAGGAGATCTACCTCATTACATGAAACCTCTGGATAGGAGCTTGAGGCCAAATAGTCCTCATAGGGATAATATCCCCAAAG CGAAGCCTCAGCCAGTCCAACAACCAATTCATCCCGACGAGGTTGATATTAGGCAAACGAAGTTTGGTGTGACCTTAAAGAGGACTGACTCAGGGCGGACAGCAAGCAACATAGAAACTTCCGCAATATCCACTGAGCGAAGGAAGAGCAGCATAACCACGGAAAAACGAGTAACTGAAGAGGAAattgatgatatttttgaattgaaaattttagaaGAATTG TTGGAGAAAGTTGTCGGATATGACTTACGCCGTAAGATTCGAACCCAAATCAGACTAGTTAAGAAACTGACATCAGAAGGCAAATTGGAAAGCTATATTACCAGCAGAAAAACAATTCCTCAGGAAGCTATTACCCGCAGAGGATCCAGCCCATCAAAGACGATCAAGACAACCAAAATAACTGAAACTCAATCGAGCAGTTTTACTCGTAGTCCGGAAGATAAACTAGAAGATGTTGAGATTAAGATAGAGCAAAAACGTAGAGGTTCTAGTCCGTTCAAGACAATCAAACCATCCAAAAGCCCTGATAGGAAAACTGTAGTAGATGGTAGCTGCTTTAATCAAACTGATATTACCGAGAGAAGGAGCAGTGTGGAACAAAGTTCAGAGTACCAATCATCATATTCTTATAACGAGCGAAGATCATCGACTGAATCTTCATCTCTTGTAACTAAAGCTAAGAGTCCTGAGCGTAACACCACAAGTCCACAGAGAACTGTTCCTGGAAAAAGAGTATCTGAATCGATAGAAATCATACCTGGTGGTAAAGTCACTACTATTCAGACTACCGAAACTGTTCCAGAAGGAACTAGGACGACAACCACAAAAACTACAGAAAAATCTTTTACCACATTAAAGAAAGTAACTCCACCAACGAAAAAGATAATAGAAGATAATCAACCCGAATGGGTTAAGCAGAGAAACCTAAGAAATACCAAACAAACAGTGGCTTCTAGTGCAAAAAAAAGTCAAACTAGCACCAACACCAgtacaaaaaaaactacaagAACAAGTCCAGCAAAAGAAGTTAAGGGCACTGACATAATAACCTCTAGTTATGGAGTGGGCCCTACTGATGAACATGGTACTCCTTTATTTGGATTAAAAGCTTTGAGAGCTCAGAATAAGAACGAGAATATTAAAG ttcAAGGGACGGTGATTCGAAGCGAATATTATTCCGAAAATGACCAAGAGCCGGTTGGACAAATAAGTGTTACGAAATATTCGAGCGATCCGAACGATTTAAGGCAAGACGGGCCTGTATCTATGGATGGAAATGTGACAAGTGTCACTACAACGCAGAAATTTGGTTACAAGGATACGCCCTCCTTGAAAActttaactaataataaaaaa GAAATATGCGATAGTACCGAAAAATCTACAAgcaaaactacaaaaattagcCGAAGGGGGTCAGTAAAAGAAATTTCTAAGAAATTTATTGATAGTGCAG TTGAAAGTTTGAAGAATGAACGGCAAACAACCTATCCAAAGGCAGGTTTGATCTTGCGCAGTTCCAGCTTCAAGAGTACGAACGGCGAAGGTGAGCCAAGCCGAGAATCTTCTCCAG CTGATGACAGAGAAGCCGATAGTAGTACAGTAACTGTGAGAACTATCAAGTCAAGCGGTGAAACGTTCTTGTCAAATAAAAGTAGGATTACTGACGCCCAAGATGTGATCACAAGAATGAAAAATGAAGAATATGAGGAAGGGGACACTGAAGAGGATATTGCTGCCAGAGGgttgttaaataagtttatAG GATCTCAAGTGATGTTATCTGGAATGGAAGCGTGTGCAAAGTCAACATCAACGACGTCTAGGATTATATCATCTCCTGTTAGTACTGTTAGAAGATCAACGAAAATAACTACTACAATGACG